A section of the Neorhizobium galegae bv. orientalis str. HAMBI 540 genome encodes:
- a CDS encoding translocation/assembly module TamB domain-containing protein, with protein MMLMVRLLKWILKAALGVVAILFVMALGVVLFVALTPVGGRVAADRISAIVSTPDRGISFTRPEGLLTGDLRIDALTLSDDMGPYAQIGGIKIDWSPTSLVTGVFRAEHISADTVNFIRAPRPPKTPATTQTTNSSGSPLPVGIRVAQIDLPDINLSQALSGRDFSLSVKGSIDATGPDISLDLQATRKDEPDAMASADVVYAPSENRLTLKAAVSEPQGGLLARVLRLPGTPAVQLALDGEGPLSDWAGKLQGSVGGIPVISVDGKHMLVANGRHRVEVTGGGQLSTLLPPAFRPLFGGTTDINIAAVYAPSGRVDIERGDLTSGAVKIAAKGAWDQTGDNSLTASLNGVKGPVDFVWPINGQESRFSFESINFTLTGAATSARFNATAALNAAELPQGRFGQIRLQAESEDLNLISRSGSIRSRFTVARTNFTNDDLDRVIRGPVTLDAPLRLAPPAIGLDAATFDSGNVNGTLSGAYDMSKQAVTGNFRVFANPAVLPPGLVSKFDGKLSAEGYVNIVSGGRVSLENFVMRSNAIEAHGNMLLENQTVTGRLAGRVPDLKRWLPEAEGAAGFDISAKGPLAAMGVRAVVNSADARLVGRKLQDMSFILEGTADPNAPKGKLTGTGSLDGQPIRVNADVASVQGRTSAPAITAEIGPNKLSGALNFSSAFLPEGQLTFDFPDVSLLAALAAQQAQGDLKGTVMFSNTGGKAGAAIRASGSALRRGTIEIAQPNIDLAIPDIKAIAAEGTVRATRIGAGSVGINDVNLGVSQGGNRTNFNLAAQYDNAPLTAIGDIQSGSDISVGIESFTAAPRSIPVRLAAPTRIAVANGGARLADLTIATGTGSVTVNGTAGSALDLTANIKALPANLINAFVPAINAAGTISGTINATGAASAPAIRYDLEWSDAQLRQSRDAGISPFRVQASGSFANGTVTLDKTRLTGSGGLDLSAAGKVILKDGIPALDINARANAVPASLVNAFAPGLDARGTISGTVTTTGTPQAPAVRYDLRWADAGVAQTTSAGVAAFNITAGGTFQNGTVTVDTRLSGGGGVSLSGGGSVSLAGEKPLNLKFGGKLPFSILAGQMAAQGFVLEGTGNVDLAIGGTAAAPAITGTASSSGARLVDVRRNLALTDLAANVAFDGKSANISRLTAKLSGGGTVSVQGSVGITPGSGFPADLRITLAQASYADGTLFAATTDGALTITGPLTSGPILGGKVTLTKAAITVPARLPTSLSAIDIRHRNAPPDVLRQMEKLRPKGASGSSNPIALNLQISAPNGIFVRGRGIDAELGGELTVTGTAVAPVVAGGFQMRRGRIVILAKRMDFTDGDITFGGGLIPILNMEANTTSAATTITVKVTGVANDPTIAFSSSPALPQDEVLARLIFGQSMSRLSPLQIAQLADAVAQLAGGGSTSLLETLRNNLGVDDLDINTDATGQTTVSVGRYINNRTYIQLEQGGESGAEATINLDVGRGVKLKAGAGTEGGKAGIFYEREY; from the coding sequence ATGATGCTGATGGTACGCCTGTTGAAATGGATCTTGAAGGCCGCGCTTGGCGTGGTCGCGATCCTGTTCGTCATGGCCTTGGGCGTTGTCCTTTTCGTCGCCCTCACCCCGGTCGGCGGACGCGTTGCCGCGGACCGGATTTCCGCCATCGTCTCCACGCCTGACCGCGGCATCTCCTTCACGCGGCCGGAAGGCCTTCTGACCGGCGATCTGCGTATCGATGCCCTTACACTGTCCGACGATATGGGCCCCTATGCCCAGATCGGCGGCATCAAGATCGACTGGTCGCCGACATCCCTGGTGACCGGTGTTTTCCGCGCCGAGCACATTTCCGCAGACACTGTCAATTTCATCCGTGCGCCGCGGCCGCCCAAAACGCCCGCAACGACGCAGACGACGAACTCCTCCGGGTCGCCCTTACCCGTCGGTATCCGCGTCGCGCAGATCGATCTGCCGGACATCAATCTCTCCCAGGCACTTTCGGGACGGGATTTCTCTCTTTCGGTGAAGGGATCGATCGATGCGACCGGACCTGACATTTCGCTCGACCTGCAGGCAACCCGCAAGGACGAGCCGGATGCCATGGCATCTGCCGACGTGGTCTACGCGCCGTCCGAAAATCGCCTGACGCTCAAGGCTGCCGTGTCCGAGCCGCAGGGTGGCCTGCTCGCCCGGGTTCTGCGTCTACCCGGCACCCCGGCGGTCCAGCTCGCGCTCGACGGCGAAGGACCTCTTTCCGACTGGGCCGGCAAGTTGCAGGGCAGCGTCGGCGGCATTCCCGTCATCTCGGTCGATGGCAAACATATGCTGGTCGCAAACGGCAGGCACAGAGTGGAGGTGACCGGCGGCGGTCAGCTTTCGACGCTTCTCCCGCCCGCCTTTCGTCCGCTGTTCGGCGGCACGACCGATATCAACATCGCTGCAGTCTATGCGCCTTCCGGTCGCGTGGATATCGAACGCGGTGATCTCACCTCCGGCGCCGTGAAGATCGCGGCCAAGGGGGCCTGGGACCAGACAGGCGACAACAGCCTCACCGCCAGTCTCAACGGCGTGAAGGGCCCGGTCGACTTCGTCTGGCCGATCAACGGGCAGGAGAGCCGCTTCTCCTTCGAAAGCATCAACTTTACGCTGACCGGCGCGGCCACCTCGGCGCGCTTCAACGCGACGGCTGCGCTCAACGCCGCGGAACTGCCGCAGGGGCGCTTCGGCCAGATCCGCCTGCAGGCGGAAAGCGAAGACCTGAACCTCATCAGCCGCTCCGGCAGCATCCGCAGCCGCTTCACCGTGGCCCGCACGAATTTCACCAATGACGACCTCGACCGGGTGATCCGCGGGCCGGTGACGCTCGATGCGCCGCTAAGGCTGGCGCCTCCGGCGATCGGCCTCGATGCGGCAACCTTCGACAGCGGCAATGTGAACGGCACGCTGTCCGGCGCCTATGACATGTCGAAGCAGGCGGTCACCGGCAATTTCCGGGTTTTCGCCAATCCCGCCGTTCTGCCGCCGGGGCTGGTTTCGAAATTCGACGGCAAGCTGTCCGCTGAAGGTTATGTCAACATAGTGAGCGGCGGCCGCGTCAGCCTCGAGAACTTCGTGATGCGGTCGAACGCGATCGAGGCGCATGGCAACATGCTGCTCGAAAACCAGACCGTCACCGGCCGCCTCGCCGGCCGCGTGCCGGATCTCAAGCGCTGGCTGCCCGAGGCCGAAGGTGCTGCCGGTTTCGATATTTCCGCCAAGGGGCCGCTCGCCGCGATGGGCGTCAGGGCCGTGGTCAATTCCGCCGACGCCCGGCTGGTCGGCCGCAAGCTCCAGGACATGAGCTTCATCCTCGAAGGCACCGCCGATCCGAACGCCCCCAAGGGCAAGCTGACCGGCACGGGTTCGCTCGATGGCCAGCCGATCCGCGTCAATGCCGACGTCGCCTCCGTCCAGGGCCGCACCAGCGCGCCGGCGATCACCGCCGAGATCGGCCCGAACAAGCTCTCCGGTGCCCTGAACTTCTCCTCCGCCTTCCTGCCGGAAGGCCAGCTCACCTTCGACTTCCCGGACGTCTCCCTGCTTGCAGCGCTCGCGGCCCAGCAGGCCCAGGGCGATCTCAAGGGAACGGTGATGTTCAGCAATACCGGCGGCAAGGCAGGCGCTGCGATCCGGGCATCCGGCAGTGCCCTTCGCCGCGGCACGATCGAGATCGCCCAGCCGAACATCGACCTTGCCATTCCCGACATCAAGGCGATCGCGGCCGAAGGCACCGTCCGCGCCACCCGCATCGGCGCCGGATCGGTCGGCATCAACGACGTCAACCTCGGCGTCAGCCAGGGCGGCAACCGGACCAACTTCAACCTCGCCGCCCAATATGACAACGCACCCCTCACTGCGATCGGCGATATCCAGAGCGGTTCCGATATCTCGGTCGGCATCGAGAGCTTCACCGCCGCGCCCCGCAGCATCCCGGTCCGGCTTGCCGCGCCGACCCGCATCGCGGTCGCCAACGGCGGTGCGCGGCTTGCTGACCTCACCATCGCAACCGGCACCGGCAGCGTCACCGTCAACGGCACAGCCGGGTCGGCGCTGGACTTGACCGCCAATATCAAGGCCCTGCCCGCCAACCTCATCAACGCTTTCGTGCCCGCGATCAACGCTGCCGGTACGATTTCCGGCACGATCAACGCCACCGGCGCCGCATCTGCTCCTGCCATACGTTACGATTTAGAATGGAGTGATGCACAGCTTCGCCAGTCGCGCGACGCTGGCATCAGTCCCTTTCGAGTCCAAGCAAGCGGCAGCTTCGCCAACGGGACAGTCACATTAGACAAGACGCGGCTGACGGGCTCCGGCGGTCTCGACCTGTCCGCCGCGGGCAAGGTTATCCTGAAGGACGGCATTCCCGCGCTCGACATAAACGCCCGCGCCAATGCCGTGCCCGCCAGCCTGGTCAACGCCTTTGCGCCAGGCCTCGACGCCCGCGGCACGATTTCCGGCACGGTGACCACGACGGGAACCCCGCAAGCCCCGGCCGTCCGTTATGATCTGCGCTGGGCAGATGCCGGCGTCGCGCAGACCACCTCCGCCGGGGTCGCGGCTTTCAACATCACCGCCGGCGGCACGTTTCAAAACGGCACCGTCACCGTCGATACCCGCCTTTCGGGCGGCGGCGGCGTCTCGTTATCGGGCGGCGGCTCCGTCTCGCTTGCGGGCGAAAAGCCACTCAATCTGAAATTCGGCGGGAAACTGCCCTTCTCCATCCTCGCCGGGCAGATGGCCGCTCAAGGGTTCGTGCTGGAAGGCACCGGCAATGTCGATCTTGCGATCGGCGGCACCGCGGCAGCGCCGGCGATCACCGGCACGGCATCCTCCTCCGGCGCCCGGCTGGTGGACGTTCGCCGTAACCTCGCCCTGACGGATCTCGCCGCCAATGTCGCCTTCGATGGTAAGAGCGCCAATATTTCGAGGCTCACGGCCAAGCTCTCGGGTGGCGGCACGGTCTCGGTCCAGGGCTCGGTCGGCATCACACCGGGCTCCGGATTTCCAGCCGATCTCAGGATCACGCTTGCTCAGGCATCCTATGCCGACGGCACGCTGTTTGCTGCAACCACCGACGGCGCCCTGACGATCACCGGCCCGCTGACCTCTGGCCCTATTCTCGGTGGCAAGGTAACGCTGACCAAGGCTGCGATTACCGTGCCCGCCCGCCTGCCGACTTCGCTTTCCGCCATCGATATCCGCCACCGGAACGCACCCCCTGACGTGCTGCGGCAGATGGAAAAGCTGCGCCCGAAGGGCGCCAGCGGCAGTTCGAACCCGATCGCGCTCAACCTTCAGATCAGTGCGCCGAACGGCATTTTCGTTCGCGGGCGAGGCATCGACGCCGAGCTCGGCGGTGAATTGACCGTGACGGGCACGGCGGTTGCGCCGGTCGTCGCCGGCGGCTTCCAGATGCGCCGCGGCCGTATCGTCATCCTCGCAAAGCGGATGGACTTCACTGACGGCGATATCACCTTCGGCGGCGGCCTGATCCCGATTCTCAACATGGAAGCGAACACGACGTCTGCCGCGACGACGATCACGGTGAAAGTCACCGGCGTCGCCAATGACCCGACGATCGCCTTCTCTTCCTCACCCGCCCTGCCCCAGGACGAGGTTCTGGCGCGGCTGATCTTCGGCCAGTCCATGTCGCGGCTGTCACCGCTGCAGATCGCCCAGCTGGCCGACGCCGTCGCGCAGCTGGCCGGCGGGGGCTCCACATCGCTGCTCGAAACCCTGCGCAACAATCTCGGTGTCGACGATCTCGACATCAACACCGATGCGACCGGCCAGACCACCGTGTCGGTCGGCCGCTACATCAACAACCGCACCTACATCCAGCTCGAACAGGGCGGCGAAAGCGGCGCCGAAGCGACGATCAACCTCGATGTCGGTCGCGGTGTGAAGCTCAAGGCCGGCGCCGGCACCGAAGGCGGCAAGGCCGGCATCTTTTATGAGCGCGAATACTAA
- a CDS encoding methyl-accepting chemotaxis protein, protein MSILSLPGADAKAVLAALNKSQAIIEFDLSGKVLTANENFCKTLGYALSEIVGKHHSMFCDPAYVKSQAYKDFWAHLGSGKYDAAAYKRIGKGGREIWIQASYNPVTSGGKPYKVVKFATDITAAKLKSADDEGKINAISRTQAIIEFTPGGDVLTANENFLACLGYQLSEIVGKHHSMFCEPSFRDSAEYPQFWKKLAGGEAIAAEFKRIGKGGKAVWIQASYNPIFDADGRVFKVVKFATDITERVRAVDDIADGLTSLSNGDLTIRIEKPFISTLEQIRLDFNGAIATLADAMRTVGDNAEGIAGGSSEIRQASDSLAKRTEQQAAAVEETAAALEEISRTVTDSAKRAEEAGTLVSHAKKSAEHSGAVVRNAVNAMGQIETSSREISNIIGVIDEIAFQTNLLALNAGVEAARAGEAGKGFAVVAQEVRELAQRSASAAKEIKTLISTSSEQVKRGVALVGETGKALDEIMSQVDEINGNVTAIVEAAREQSTGIKEISKAVNSMDQNTQQNAAMVEETTAASHSLAREAETLRDLLGRFRFAQHSSRKIEIARPDARPVASPARKLMATVARTTTGAAAAAQATDSWEEF, encoded by the coding sequence ATGTCCATACTTTCACTTCCAGGTGCTGACGCGAAAGCAGTACTTGCAGCGCTCAATAAGTCGCAGGCTATCATAGAGTTTGACCTGTCCGGAAAAGTCCTCACGGCCAACGAGAACTTCTGCAAGACGCTCGGCTACGCTCTCTCCGAGATCGTCGGCAAGCATCACAGCATGTTCTGCGATCCGGCCTACGTGAAGTCACAGGCCTACAAGGATTTCTGGGCGCATCTCGGCAGCGGCAAATATGACGCTGCCGCCTATAAGCGCATCGGCAAGGGTGGCCGCGAGATCTGGATCCAGGCCTCCTACAATCCGGTGACTTCAGGCGGCAAGCCTTACAAGGTGGTCAAGTTCGCAACAGACATCACTGCCGCGAAGCTCAAATCCGCCGATGACGAAGGCAAGATCAACGCCATCTCGCGCACGCAGGCCATCATCGAGTTCACGCCCGGTGGCGACGTCCTGACCGCCAACGAAAATTTCCTCGCCTGTCTCGGCTATCAGCTTTCGGAAATCGTCGGCAAACATCACAGCATGTTCTGCGAACCGTCATTTCGTGACAGCGCCGAATACCCGCAATTCTGGAAGAAGCTTGCCGGTGGCGAAGCGATTGCCGCCGAGTTCAAGCGCATCGGCAAGGGCGGCAAGGCGGTCTGGATCCAGGCGTCCTACAATCCGATCTTCGACGCCGACGGCCGCGTCTTCAAGGTGGTCAAGTTTGCAACCGACATCACCGAACGCGTCCGCGCCGTCGATGACATCGCCGATGGCCTGACGTCTCTTTCAAACGGCGACCTGACCATCCGCATCGAGAAGCCTTTCATTTCGACGCTTGAGCAGATCCGCCTCGATTTCAATGGAGCCATCGCAACGCTGGCGGATGCCATGCGCACGGTCGGGGACAATGCCGAGGGGATTGCAGGCGGCTCCAGCGAGATTCGCCAGGCTTCCGACAGCCTTGCCAAGCGCACCGAGCAGCAGGCAGCGGCAGTCGAGGAGACCGCCGCGGCGCTTGAAGAAATCAGCCGTACCGTCACCGATAGCGCCAAACGCGCGGAAGAAGCAGGGACCCTTGTCTCGCATGCTAAAAAAAGCGCCGAACATTCCGGCGCCGTGGTGCGCAACGCGGTAAACGCGATGGGCCAGATCGAGACGTCATCCCGGGAAATCTCCAATATCATCGGCGTGATCGACGAGATCGCCTTCCAGACAAACCTGCTGGCGCTCAATGCGGGTGTCGAGGCAGCACGCGCCGGCGAAGCGGGTAAGGGCTTTGCGGTCGTTGCCCAGGAAGTCCGCGAACTGGCTCAACGTTCCGCCAGTGCGGCCAAGGAAATCAAGACGCTGATCTCGACCTCCTCCGAACAGGTCAAGCGTGGCGTCGCGCTGGTCGGAGAAACCGGCAAGGCGCTCGACGAGATCATGTCCCAGGTGGACGAGATCAACGGCAATGTCACAGCGATCGTCGAGGCTGCCCGCGAACAGTCGACGGGCATCAAGGAGATCAGCAAGGCCGTCAACTCGATGGACCAGAACACGCAGCAGAACGCTGCCATGGTCGAGGAAACGACCGCTGCCAGCCACAGCCTGGCGCGCGAAGCCGAAACCCTGCGGGATCTTCTGGGACGATTTAGATTTGCGCAACATTCTTCGCGTAAGATTGAAATAGCGCGACCTGATGCACGACCCGTTGCATCGCCGGCACGCAAACTCATGGCAACGGTCGCGCGGACCACAACGGGTGCCGCCGCTGCCGCTCAGGCAACGGATAGTTGGGAAGAATTCTGA
- a CDS encoding chemotaxis protein CheW, with amino-acid sequence MATTINSTSYSGETLEIIAFRLHDQEFCVKTTTIREIRGWAPSTPIPHAPADVIGVMNLRGSVIPIIDLAYKLGMKSTVANERSAIVVAEVHNMVIGMLVDRVSDILTIPSSQVQPVPEISASFDKSFSEGIIANENGMICFLNLAKMFKGTEADDLAA; translated from the coding sequence ATGGCTACGACGATCAACTCCACAAGCTACAGCGGCGAAACGCTGGAAATCATCGCCTTCCGTCTCCATGACCAGGAGTTCTGCGTCAAGACGACGACAATCCGCGAAATCCGCGGATGGGCGCCTTCGACGCCGATCCCGCACGCCCCGGCCGATGTCATCGGCGTCATGAACCTTCGCGGTTCCGTGATCCCGATCATCGACCTTGCCTACAAGCTCGGCATGAAGAGCACGGTTGCCAACGAGCGCAGCGCCATCGTGGTCGCCGAAGTCCACAACATGGTCATCGGCATGCTCGTCGATCGCGTCTCGGACATCCTGACCATCCCTTCGAGCCAGGTCCAGCCGGTTCCGGAAATCTCCGCCTCCTTCGACAAGTCCTTCTCCGAAGGCATCATCGCCAACGAGAACGGCATGATCTGCTTCCTGAATCTTGCCAAGATGTTCAAGGGCACCGAGGCCGACGATCTGGCTGCCTGA
- a CDS encoding aldo/keto reductase, with protein MRYNQLGNTGLFVSELCLGTMTFGENQTGAVWSAVAGLDQDAADKIVERSLAAGVNFIDTANVYSQGRSEAILGQAIKNLGVPRKDVVIATKFHGQMGDKPNDRGASRGHIMDSVEQSLERLQMNHIDLYQIHGTDTVTPIDETLRALDDLVSRGLVRYIGLSNWAAWRMAKALGISERKGYARFETVQAYYSIAGRDLERDIVPLMQEEKLGLMVWSPLAGGLLSGKYGPGAPGNGEGRRANFDFPPVDKDRAWACVAAMREIGVKHGASVAEVALAYILAKPFVTSVIIGAKRLEQLEENLKAVKLKLDGEDMAKLDEVSALAPEYPGWMLARQAAGRRPAPFEPKE; from the coding sequence ATGCGCTACAATCAATTGGGCAATACAGGTCTTTTCGTCTCCGAACTCTGCCTCGGCACGATGACCTTCGGCGAGAACCAGACGGGCGCCGTCTGGAGTGCCGTCGCCGGTCTCGATCAGGACGCCGCCGACAAGATCGTCGAGCGCTCGCTGGCCGCCGGCGTCAACTTCATAGATACGGCGAATGTTTATTCCCAGGGCCGGTCAGAGGCCATCCTCGGTCAGGCGATCAAGAACCTCGGCGTGCCGCGCAAGGACGTGGTCATCGCCACGAAATTCCATGGCCAGATGGGCGACAAGCCGAACGATCGCGGCGCCTCCCGCGGCCATATCATGGACTCGGTGGAGCAGAGCCTCGAACGGCTGCAGATGAACCATATCGATCTCTACCAGATCCATGGCACCGACACGGTAACGCCGATCGACGAGACGCTGCGGGCGCTCGACGATCTCGTGTCGCGTGGCCTCGTCCGCTATATCGGCCTTTCCAACTGGGCGGCCTGGCGGATGGCGAAGGCGCTCGGCATTTCCGAGCGCAAGGGTTACGCCCGTTTCGAGACGGTGCAGGCCTACTATTCGATCGCCGGCCGCGACCTGGAGCGGGATATCGTACCGCTGATGCAGGAGGAGAAGCTCGGCCTGATGGTCTGGTCGCCGCTTGCCGGCGGGCTGCTCTCCGGCAAATACGGTCCAGGCGCTCCAGGCAACGGGGAAGGCCGCCGCGCCAACTTCGATTTTCCGCCGGTCGACAAGGATCGTGCCTGGGCCTGCGTCGCGGCCATGCGCGAAATCGGCGTCAAGCATGGCGCGAGCGTCGCGGAAGTGGCGCTGGCCTATATCCTGGCGAAACCGTTCGTCACGAGTGTCATCATCGGCGCCAAACGGCTGGAACAACTCGAAGAGAATTTGAAGGCCGTGAAGCTGAAGCTCGACGGGGAGGATATGGCAAAACTCGATGAGGTAAGCGCGCTTGCTCCGGAATATCCGGGCTGGATGCTGGCGCGCCAGGCTGCCGGACGCCGGCCGGCACCGTTCGAACCGAAGGAATAA
- a CDS encoding OFA family MFS transporter: protein MAIADTTNEGLTGNVGLLDRERIIAKPGFNRWLVPPAALAIHLCIGMAYGFSVFWLPLSRALGTTQDPSCTSLNLISALFTTSCNWRVADLGWIYTLFFVLLGCSAAIWGGWLERVGPRKAGFVSACCWCGGIIVAAIGVMTHQLWLMWIGAGVIGGVGLGLGYISPVSTLIKWFPDRRGMATGMAIMGFGGGAMIGAPLANLLMNYFKTGTSVGVWQTFICMAVIYFCFMMGGAFGYRIPPAGWRPEGWTPPVSKTTMITTRHVHLRDAHKTKQFWLIWAVLCLNVSAGIGVIGMASPMLQEIFAGSLIGLPNLTFSQLDASQKAQIATIAAGFAGLLSLFNIGGRFFWASLSDKIGRKNTYYTFFVLGIVLYALAPTLADMGNKALFVLAFGIILSMYGGGFATIPAYLADIFGTQFVGAIHGRLLTAWATAGILGPVVVNYIREAQLTAGVPAGPALYTGTMYILAGMLVLGLVANSLVRPLADKWFMSDHEVASLQAKTAAANAGPTGSFGIGTGGLDAKAAIAWAVVGIPLLWGVWVTLRSSLVLFG from the coding sequence ATGGCAATTGCAGACACGACGAACGAGGGCCTGACAGGCAATGTCGGGCTCCTCGATAGGGAACGTATTATCGCAAAACCGGGCTTCAATCGCTGGCTGGTGCCGCCGGCAGCTTTGGCTATTCACCTTTGCATCGGCATGGCATACGGCTTCAGCGTCTTCTGGCTGCCGCTGTCGCGCGCCCTAGGTACCACGCAGGACCCGTCCTGCACCAGTCTCAATCTCATCTCGGCACTGTTCACGACAAGCTGCAACTGGCGTGTTGCAGACCTCGGGTGGATCTACACGCTGTTCTTCGTGCTGCTCGGTTGCTCGGCGGCGATCTGGGGCGGCTGGCTGGAACGGGTCGGCCCGCGCAAGGCCGGTTTCGTCTCGGCCTGCTGCTGGTGCGGCGGCATTATCGTCGCGGCCATCGGCGTTATGACCCATCAGCTGTGGCTGATGTGGATCGGCGCCGGCGTGATCGGTGGTGTCGGCCTCGGTCTCGGTTACATCTCGCCGGTCTCGACGCTGATCAAATGGTTCCCGGACCGCCGCGGCATGGCGACCGGTATGGCTATCATGGGCTTCGGAGGCGGCGCGATGATCGGCGCTCCGCTCGCCAACCTCTTGATGAACTATTTCAAGACCGGTACTTCGGTCGGCGTCTGGCAGACCTTCATCTGCATGGCGGTGATCTATTTCTGCTTCATGATGGGCGGCGCCTTCGGGTACCGTATCCCGCCGGCCGGCTGGCGTCCCGAAGGCTGGACGCCTCCGGTCTCCAAAACGACGATGATCACCACCAGGCACGTCCACCTGCGGGATGCACACAAGACCAAGCAGTTCTGGCTGATCTGGGCGGTGCTTTGCCTGAACGTTTCGGCTGGCATCGGCGTTATCGGCATGGCCTCGCCGATGCTGCAGGAAATCTTCGCCGGGTCGCTGATCGGTCTGCCGAACCTGACCTTCTCGCAGCTTGACGCGAGCCAGAAGGCACAGATCGCCACGATTGCCGCCGGTTTTGCGGGTCTCCTGTCGCTCTTCAATATCGGCGGGCGCTTCTTCTGGGCATCGCTCTCCGACAAGATCGGCCGCAAGAACACATACTATACGTTCTTCGTGCTCGGCATCGTGCTTTATGCGCTCGCTCCGACGCTTGCCGATATGGGCAACAAGGCGCTCTTCGTGCTCGCCTTCGGCATCATCCTGTCCATGTATGGCGGCGGTTTTGCGACCATTCCCGCGTACCTTGCGGATATCTTCGGCACCCAGTTCGTCGGCGCCATCCACGGTCGCCTGCTGACGGCCTGGGCGACGGCCGGCATCCTCGGACCGGTCGTCGTCAACTACATCCGCGAAGCTCAGCTCACGGCAGGCGTACCTGCCGGTCCGGCGCTCTATACCGGCACGATGTATATCCTCGCCGGCATGCTGGTGCTGGGTCTGGTCGCAAACTCGCTGGTGCGTCCGCTTGCCGACAAATGGTTCATGTCGGACCACGAAGTTGCTTCGCTGCAGGCAAAGACGGCTGCCGCGAATGCCGGTCCGACCGGCTCCTTCGGCATCGGCACCGGTGGGCTGGATGCCAAGGCGGCGATCGCCTGGGCCGTGGTCGGCATTCCGCTCCTCTGGGGCGTCTGGGTGACGCTGCGGAGCAGTCTGGTGCTGTTCGGCTAA
- a CDS encoding formate dehydrogenase subunit delta, whose amino-acid sequence MSHDQSPEQLVLDKLVRMANQIATFFLSQPESVRAEGVATHINKFWEPRMRRHLFEHLDNGGAGLLPLVVEASTLIRRPEAKVGSGVGVGQDARQGAPGGKGPAEGESLSEPSIPESAA is encoded by the coding sequence ATGTCGCATGACCAAAGCCCCGAGCAATTGGTGCTCGACAAGCTGGTCCGGATGGCCAACCAGATCGCTACCTTCTTTCTGTCGCAGCCGGAAAGCGTCCGCGCCGAGGGCGTTGCGACGCATATCAACAAATTCTGGGAGCCGCGCATGCGCCGGCACCTTTTCGAGCATCTCGACAATGGCGGGGCAGGGCTGCTGCCGCTCGTGGTCGAGGCCTCGACGCTGATCCGCCGGCCGGAAGCCAAGGTTGGATCGGGCGTTGGCGTCGGCCAGGATGCGAGGCAGGGTGCGCCGGGCGGCAAGGGTCCCGCTGAGGGAGAATCGCTTTCCGAACCGAGCATTCCGGAGAGCGCCGCATGA
- the fdhD gene encoding formate dehydrogenase accessory sulfurtransferase FdhD encodes MTLFNTTATAPEIARRNGVVRTATRVVPEEVPIAFSYGGSTHAVMMGTPADLEDFAVGFSLTEGIIASMAEIESITVVAEGAGLDVQVTLAEDKEDALRARRRHMAGPVGCGLCGIESIEQAMRPVPDVSAVTMALSPKEVSEAVAALNCAQPLHRETHAVHGAGFYRPGKGLVAVREDVGRHNALDKLAGAVTREGVKGSAGVVVVTSRISVEMVQKTAILGSPVLIAISAPTALAIRTAEAAGMTLIALTRGEDFEIFTRTDRITTGVVADVA; translated from the coding sequence ATGACCTTATTCAACACCACCGCAACAGCCCCCGAGATCGCCCGCCGCAACGGCGTGGTCCGCACGGCCACGCGGGTGGTGCCGGAGGAGGTGCCTATCGCCTTTTCCTATGGCGGGTCGACCCATGCGGTGATGATGGGCACGCCTGCCGATCTCGAGGATTTCGCGGTCGGCTTCAGCCTGACGGAAGGCATCATCGCGTCGATGGCGGAGATCGAGAGCATCACCGTGGTTGCGGAAGGTGCCGGTCTCGATGTTCAGGTGACGCTCGCCGAGGATAAGGAAGATGCGCTGCGCGCTCGCCGGCGACATATGGCCGGGCCGGTCGGCTGCGGGCTTTGCGGCATCGAATCGATCGAGCAGGCCATGCGCCCGGTGCCGGATGTTTCCGCGGTGACGATGGCGCTCAGCCCGAAAGAGGTGAGCGAAGCTGTCGCGGCACTCAATTGTGCGCAGCCGCTGCATCGGGAAACCCATGCGGTTCACGGCGCCGGTTTTTATCGGCCGGGCAAGGGGCTGGTTGCCGTCCGCGAGGATGTCGGCCGCCACAATGCGCTCGATAAGCTTGCCGGAGCGGTCACCCGCGAGGGCGTCAAGGGTTCGGCCGGCGTCGTGGTCGTCACCAGCCGCATCTCCGTCGAGATGGTGCAGAAGACGGCGATCCTCGGAAGCCCGGTGCTGATTGCCATTTCCGCGCCGACAGCACTTGCCATCCGCACGGCGGAAGCGGCGGGCATGACCTTGATCGCGCTGACCCGCGGCGAGGATTTCGAAATTTTCACGCGTACCGATCGCATAACCACTGGAGTTGTCGCCGATGTCGCATGA